Proteins encoded within one genomic window of Siniperca chuatsi isolate FFG_IHB_CAS linkage group LG4, ASM2008510v1, whole genome shotgun sequence:
- the si:ch73-330k17.3 gene encoding IGFBP domain-containing protein, whose amino-acid sequence MWTLFFLSALLGVLGSEETPSGAAQQLQALHCPPCEQIHCSTRQPLKLQCKGGVTTGVCGCCPVCARAVGETCGGTWDYLGKCDEGLVCVYQDSAADKPDAERKGICEAVFESSDTEICHPECTKEHCQANPSEICSARFVSLEKTACQGSCQHTSCSSCLLLTPPSCPQTCTSSDSSCLHRFGKCVHNHLTATHNAVCHNNLQRTPEGHFLCLVPACGNASK is encoded by the exons ATGTGGACGCTCTTCTTTTTGAGTGCCTTGTTGGGGGTGTTGGGGTCAGAGGAAACGCCCTCTGGAGCAGCTCAGCAGCTTCAGGCTCTTCACTGCCCGCCCTGCGAACAGATACACTGCTCCACCCGGCAGCCGCTGAAGCTCCAGTGTAAAGGTGGTGTGACGACAGGTGTATGCGGCTGCTGCCCTGTCTGTGCCAGAGCAGTGGGGGAGACCTGTGGAGGAACATGGGACTATCTGGGCAAGTGTGATGAGGGGCTAGTGTGTGTTTACCAGGACTCAGCAGCTGACAAACCAGATGCAGAGCGCAAAGGGATCTGTGAAGCAG TGTTTGAATCCTCAGATACAGAGATCTGTCATCCAGAGTGCACCAAGGAACACTGTCAGGCCAACCCCTCTGAAATCTGCTCTGCCAg GTTTGTGTCTCTGGAGAAGACTGCGTGCCAGGGCTCCTGCCAACACACCTCCTGTTcaagctgtctgctgctgacaCCCCCATCATGCCCTCAGACCTGCACCTCCTCTGATTCTTCCTGTCTACACCGCTTTGGGAAGTGTGTGCACAATCACCTGACAGCGACTCATAATGCTGTATGCCACAACAACCTACAG aGAACTCCTGAGGGgcattttctgtgtttggttCCGGCCTGTGGAAACGCATCGAAGTAA